In one Shinella sp. PSBB067 genomic region, the following are encoded:
- a CDS encoding alpha-D-ribose 1-methylphosphonate 5-triphosphate diphosphatase: protein MTRETVLSNARIVLEDQILQGTLVLRDGLIADISEGSSAAGEDMEGDYLLPGLVELHTDHLEAHYSPRPGVRWGKTAAIQSHDAQVVTSGITTVFDCLRMGSDDDGGFEKGEMRAMADAIAEAQAEDRLRAEHLIHLRCEVSTENVLDHYEEFEDDPLVRLVSLMDHAPGQRQFQTMEQYVLYYKKKRGLTDAEFAVFCKRQQDLSARYAKPHRDAIAAACSARNISIASHDDATLDHVEEAIGYGIRLAEFPTSVEAASASHGAGMSVLMGAPNIVRGRSHSGNIAARDLATIGVLDVLSSDYVPFSLMHAPFILADEGMDLPKAIAMVSTTPARTVGLDDRGAIASGLRADLVRVRRPSDVPVVRSVWRQGRRVA from the coding sequence ATGACCCGCGAAACCGTTCTTTCCAACGCCCGCATCGTGCTGGAGGACCAGATCCTCCAGGGCACGCTGGTGCTGCGCGATGGCCTCATCGCCGACATTTCCGAAGGTTCCTCCGCCGCCGGCGAGGATATGGAAGGCGACTATCTGCTCCCCGGCCTCGTCGAACTGCACACCGACCATCTCGAAGCCCATTATTCGCCGCGCCCGGGCGTGCGCTGGGGCAAGACGGCGGCGATCCAGTCGCATGACGCGCAGGTCGTCACCTCGGGCATCACCACCGTCTTCGACTGCCTGCGCATGGGCTCGGACGACGACGGCGGCTTCGAGAAGGGCGAGATGCGCGCCATGGCCGATGCCATCGCCGAGGCGCAGGCCGAAGACCGGCTGCGCGCCGAGCATCTCATCCACCTGCGCTGCGAGGTCTCGACAGAAAACGTGCTCGATCACTACGAGGAATTCGAGGACGACCCGCTCGTCCGCCTCGTCTCGCTGATGGACCATGCGCCCGGCCAGCGGCAGTTCCAGACCATGGAGCAGTATGTCCTCTACTACAAGAAGAAGCGCGGCCTCACGGATGCCGAGTTCGCGGTCTTCTGCAAGCGCCAGCAGGACCTTTCCGCCCGCTATGCCAAGCCGCATCGCGACGCCATCGCCGCGGCCTGTTCCGCCCGCAACATCTCGATCGCCAGCCACGACGATGCCACGCTGGACCATGTCGAAGAGGCGATCGGCTACGGCATCCGCCTTGCCGAGTTCCCGACGAGCGTCGAGGCCGCCAGCGCTTCGCACGGCGCGGGCATGAGCGTGCTGATGGGCGCGCCGAACATCGTGCGCGGCAGGTCGCATTCCGGCAATATCGCGGCCCGCGACCTTGCCACCATCGGCGTGCTCGACGTCCTGTCCTCGGACTACGTGCCGTTCAGCCTGATGCACGCGCCCTTCATCCTCGCCGACGAGGGCATGGACCTGCCGAAGGCGATCGCCATGGTTTCGACGACGCCCGCCCGCACCGTCGGCCTCGATGACCGCGGTGCGATCGCCAGCGGGCTGCGCGCCGACCTCGTGCGCGTGCGCCGTCCGTCCGACGTTCCCGTCGTCCGCTCGGTCTGGCGCCAGGGCAGGCGGGTGGCATGA
- the phnN gene encoding phosphonate metabolism protein/1,5-bisphosphokinase (PRPP-forming) PhnN, whose protein sequence is MSVAEAAPAAVAAGTMIVLVGPSGAGKDSVMAYAARHFAGKARLRFVRRVITRPADAGGEAHEAIDADGFSRRKAEGGFAVSWDAHGLSYGIPRETLEQLASGVTMVANGSRSALPAFAAAYPRLKVVVITARPDVLAARLAARGRESAEAIARRLMRAAPEIVVAADTMVIDNSGPLEEAGDTFVSLLASVLDRDG, encoded by the coding sequence ATGAGCGTGGCCGAAGCTGCCCCAGCGGCGGTTGCAGCCGGCACCATGATCGTCCTCGTCGGCCCGAGCGGGGCCGGCAAGGACAGCGTCATGGCCTATGCCGCCCGGCATTTTGCCGGCAAGGCGCGTCTTCGCTTCGTGCGGCGGGTGATCACGCGCCCGGCCGATGCCGGCGGGGAAGCGCACGAGGCGATCGATGCCGACGGCTTTTCCCGCCGGAAGGCCGAGGGCGGCTTTGCGGTGTCCTGGGACGCGCACGGCCTTTCCTACGGCATCCCGCGCGAAACGCTGGAGCAGCTCGCAAGCGGCGTGACGATGGTCGCCAATGGCAGCCGTTCCGCCCTGCCGGCCTTCGCGGCGGCCTATCCGCGCCTGAAGGTCGTTGTGATTACGGCGCGGCCGGACGTGCTCGCCGCGCGGCTCGCCGCCCGCGGCCGGGAAAGCGCCGAGGCGATTGCGCGGCGTCTGATGCGTGCGGCGCCGGAGATCGTGGTGGCGGCCGATACGATGGTGATCGACAACAGCGGCCCGCTCGAAGAGGCGGGGGACACCTTCGTTTCCCTCCTCGCCTCGGTGCTCGACCGAGACGGCTAG
- a CDS encoding deoxyribodipyrimidine photo-lyase, whose translation MRQKDGAPVIVWFRKDLRTDDNAALAAAAQTGRPVLALHIREPAERDTGPLGAAQAWWLHHSLASLAGRLQRLGTALVLRSGDAHAVLDRLIAETGADTIHWNRRHDPAGISIDTDIKARLKARGIAARSFAGQLLHDPVRLLTGEKKPYRVYTPFWKALEREGEPHDPVEAPEQLLPPSTFPPSESLADWALLPEKPDWAAAFGEIWTPGEDAARARLDAFVGGATEDYARDRDHPAIDATSLLSPHLAMGEISPARIWHATRGLEAPKEDVIRFRKELAWREFCHHLHFHFPALAERNWNDRFDGFPWSAGERNFGLWTKGMTGYPIVDAGMRQLWRHGWMHNRVRMIAASFLIKHLMIDWRHGERWFRDTLVDADAASNPANWQWVAGSGADASPFFRIFNPILQGEKFDPDGAYVRTFVPELEKLDSKWIHKPFDAPESALAEAGVTLGKTYPKPVVDHALARQRALAAYKSLKNG comes from the coding sequence ATGAGGCAAAAGGACGGTGCACCCGTCATCGTCTGGTTCCGCAAGGATCTGCGCACCGACGACAACGCCGCCCTGGCCGCAGCGGCGCAAACGGGACGTCCCGTCCTGGCGCTCCATATCCGCGAGCCCGCGGAAAGGGACACCGGCCCGCTCGGCGCGGCGCAGGCCTGGTGGCTGCATCATTCACTGGCGTCCCTTGCCGGAAGACTGCAAAGGCTCGGCACCGCGCTCGTGCTGCGCAGCGGTGACGCGCACGCCGTCCTCGACCGCCTGATCGCGGAGACAGGGGCCGACACGATCCACTGGAACCGCCGGCACGATCCGGCCGGCATCTCCATTGACACGGATATCAAGGCCCGCCTGAAGGCGCGGGGCATCGCCGCGAGAAGCTTTGCCGGGCAATTGCTCCACGATCCGGTGCGCCTCCTGACGGGCGAGAAGAAACCATATCGCGTCTATACGCCCTTCTGGAAGGCGCTGGAGCGCGAAGGGGAGCCGCACGACCCGGTCGAAGCACCGGAGCAACTTCTCCCGCCATCGACTTTTCCGCCATCCGAATCCCTTGCGGACTGGGCACTCCTGCCGGAAAAGCCTGACTGGGCCGCGGCCTTCGGCGAGATCTGGACGCCGGGGGAGGACGCGGCGCGGGCGCGGCTCGATGCCTTCGTCGGCGGTGCCACCGAGGATTACGCGAGGGACCGCGACCATCCCGCCATCGATGCGACGTCCCTCCTTTCACCGCATCTTGCCATGGGCGAAATCTCCCCTGCCCGCATCTGGCATGCGACGCGCGGGCTGGAGGCGCCGAAGGAGGATGTGATCCGCTTCCGCAAGGAACTGGCCTGGCGGGAGTTCTGCCATCATCTGCATTTCCATTTCCCGGCGCTTGCCGAACGCAACTGGAACGACCGGTTCGACGGCTTCCCGTGGTCGGCGGGCGAAAGGAATTTCGGGCTCTGGACAAAGGGCATGACGGGCTATCCCATCGTCGATGCCGGGATGCGGCAGCTCTGGAGACACGGCTGGATGCACAACCGCGTGCGCATGATCGCTGCTTCCTTCCTCATCAAGCACCTGATGATCGACTGGCGGCACGGCGAAAGATGGTTCCGCGACACGCTGGTGGACGCCGATGCGGCGTCCAACCCGGCGAACTGGCAATGGGTGGCCGGCTCGGGCGCGGACGCCTCGCCCTTCTTCCGCATCTTCAACCCGATCCTGCAGGGCGAGAAGTTCGATCCCGACGGCGCCTATGTCCGCACCTTCGTGCCGGAACTGGAAAAGCTGGATTCCAAATGGATCCACAAGCCTTTCGACGCGCCGGAAAGCGCGCTCGCCGAAGCCGGCGTCACGCTCGGGAAAACCTATCCGAAGCCTGTCGTCGATCACGCCTTGGCGCGCCAGCGCGCGCTGGCCGCCTACAAGTCGCTGAAAAACGGCTGA
- a CDS encoding YbaN family protein: MRPIYMLAGLLMTALGIVGVFLPLLPTTPFLLVAVWCFSRSSPRLEQWLLEHPVLGPPLINWRREGAISARAKFVAVSLIAASYGFFWYRAEPSLLLASVVGLILSASTLFILTRPLPKRG; the protein is encoded by the coding sequence GTGCGTCCGATCTACATGCTGGCTGGCCTCCTGATGACGGCGCTGGGCATCGTCGGCGTTTTCCTGCCGCTGCTGCCGACGACGCCGTTCCTGCTCGTCGCCGTATGGTGTTTCTCGCGCTCCTCGCCCCGCCTCGAACAATGGCTGCTGGAGCACCCTGTCCTCGGTCCGCCGCTCATCAACTGGCGGCGCGAGGGGGCGATTTCCGCCCGCGCGAAATTCGTCGCCGTTTCCCTCATCGCCGCGAGCTACGGGTTCTTCTGGTATCGCGCGGAGCCTTCGCTGCTGCTTGCATCCGTCGTCGGGCTGATCCTGTCGGCGAGCACCCTCTTCATCCTGACCCGTCCCCTGCCGAAGAGAGGCTGA
- a CDS encoding DUF2934 domain-containing protein translates to MTDTRREWISKRAYSIWETAGRTHGHDAEHWEQAVREREEFERVALATEAKPAEARKPLIEISGKAKPKKTAAAAEKPAAAGKTKSARAPASSKPA, encoded by the coding sequence ATGACGGATACGCGACGGGAATGGATCAGCAAGCGGGCCTATTCCATCTGGGAGACGGCCGGCCGGACGCATGGACACGATGCCGAGCATTGGGAACAGGCCGTGCGGGAACGCGAGGAATTCGAGCGCGTGGCTCTTGCCACGGAGGCAAAGCCCGCCGAGGCGCGGAAACCCCTGATCGAGATCTCCGGGAAGGCGAAGCCGAAGAAGACGGCCGCCGCCGCGGAAAAACCGGCCGCCGCCGGAAAGACGAAATCCGCAAGGGCACCGGCGAGCAGCAAGCCGGCCTGA
- a CDS encoding monovalent cation/H+ antiporter subunit A, protein MTGELVLVLLVCLPFVGSLAATILLRTDSRVLAARMSGAVTLACLVATATLYPAVRDGGKVRLDLEWLPQLGLNFTLRMDGFAWLFAMLITGIGCLIVLYARYYMSEEDPVPRFFSFLLAFMGSMLGIVVSGNIILLSVFWELTSIFSFLLISYWHHNAAARDGARMALTITGIGGFCLLAGLIVLGHIAGSYDLDAVLAAGDKIKAHPLYLTALVLILIGALTKSAQVPFHFWLPNAMAAPTPVSAYLHSATMVKAGVFLLVRLWPALSGTYEWFMLVGIAGISTLLLGAYFAMFQQDLKGLLAYSTISHLGLITTLLSLGSPVAAVAAIFHMMNHATFKASLFMAAGIIDHETGTRDMRRLSGLFRYLPITGTLAMVASAAMAGVPLLNGFISKEMFFAEAVETHADSVLDRILPYVATLAGAFSVAYSLRFIHTVFFGPPPTDLPKPKPHEPPHWMRFPIEFLVLACLVVGIVPSLSIGPFLHSAVLSVLGERTPEYSLAVWHGINTPLVMSLIALAGGAALYVLLKDYLAKCDDGPPLFRHLAGQRIFERVLVTVSWKWARWMESRFGTRNLQPQLRLVAAAGLLAGVVPLYIAGFSPRRPLLGDVDPIFAAVWCVGAFCALGAAYQAKYHRLAALVLLGGAGITTCITFVWLSAPDLAITQLVVEIVTTVLLLLGLRWLPKRWEKIDNSVSIAARGRRFRDFLLAVSCGFGMFLFSYAIMNQPVPDAIASYFLEKAYTEGGGRNVVNVILVDFRGFDTMGEIAVLAIVALTVFALLRRFRPAADSIEKPEQQRIQAAFDAERPERSAGDTVRDYMLVPSVIMQWMFPVVITFAIYLFLRGHDLPGGGFAGGVTMAIAFLLQYLAGGVRWAEDRIRILPLRWMGFGLLMAAATGLGAWLFGYPFLTTHSQYIEVPFIGKVPAASALLFDLGVFSLVVGATVLILIALAHQSVRMHRVRTVDAPKAEEA, encoded by the coding sequence ATGACAGGTGAATTGGTTCTGGTCCTGCTGGTCTGCCTTCCCTTTGTGGGAAGCCTTGCCGCGACCATCCTGCTGCGGACGGATTCCCGCGTCCTTGCGGCCCGCATGTCGGGCGCGGTGACGCTGGCATGCCTCGTGGCGACGGCCACGCTCTATCCCGCCGTGCGCGACGGCGGCAAGGTGCGGCTCGATCTCGAATGGCTGCCCCAACTCGGACTGAACTTCACCCTGCGCATGGACGGCTTCGCCTGGCTCTTCGCCATGCTCATCACCGGCATCGGCTGCCTCATCGTGCTCTATGCGCGCTACTACATGTCCGAAGAGGACCCCGTTCCGCGCTTCTTCTCCTTCCTGCTCGCCTTCATGGGCTCGATGCTCGGCATCGTCGTCTCGGGCAACATCATCCTGCTTTCGGTGTTCTGGGAGCTGACGAGCATCTTCTCCTTCCTGCTCATCAGCTACTGGCACCACAATGCCGCGGCGCGCGACGGCGCGCGCATGGCGCTGACGATCACCGGCATCGGCGGCTTCTGCCTGCTGGCCGGCCTCATCGTGCTCGGCCATATCGCCGGCAGCTACGACCTCGACGCGGTGCTGGCGGCCGGCGACAAGATCAAGGCGCATCCGCTCTACCTCACCGCGCTGGTGCTGATCCTCATCGGCGCGCTGACGAAGAGCGCGCAGGTGCCGTTCCATTTCTGGCTGCCGAACGCCATGGCCGCCCCGACGCCGGTGTCCGCCTACCTTCATTCCGCCACCATGGTGAAGGCGGGCGTCTTCCTTTTGGTGCGCCTCTGGCCGGCGCTTTCCGGCACCTATGAATGGTTCATGCTGGTCGGCATCGCCGGCATCAGCACGCTGCTTCTCGGCGCTTATTTCGCCATGTTCCAGCAGGACCTCAAGGGCCTGCTGGCCTATTCGACGATCAGCCACCTCGGCCTCATCACGACCCTGCTCAGCCTCGGCAGCCCGGTCGCGGCGGTCGCGGCGATCTTCCACATGATGAACCACGCCACCTTCAAGGCCTCGCTCTTCATGGCGGCCGGCATCATCGACCACGAGACCGGCACGCGCGACATGCGACGATTGAGCGGGCTGTTCAGATACCTGCCGATCACCGGCACGCTTGCCATGGTGGCGAGCGCCGCCATGGCCGGCGTGCCGCTGCTGAACGGCTTCATCTCCAAGGAGATGTTCTTCGCCGAGGCGGTGGAAACGCACGCCGATTCCGTGCTCGACCGCATCCTGCCCTATGTCGCCACGCTCGCCGGCGCCTTCAGCGTGGCCTATTCGCTCCGCTTCATCCACACGGTCTTCTTCGGCCCCCCGCCGACGGATCTTCCGAAGCCGAAGCCGCACGAGCCGCCGCACTGGATGCGTTTCCCGATCGAGTTCCTCGTGCTGGCCTGCCTCGTCGTCGGCATCGTCCCGAGCCTGTCCATCGGACCGTTCCTGCATTCGGCCGTTCTTTCGGTGCTCGGCGAGCGGACGCCCGAATACAGCCTCGCCGTCTGGCACGGCATCAACACGCCGCTCGTCATGAGCCTGATCGCGCTTGCGGGCGGGGCGGCGCTCTATGTGTTGCTGAAGGACTACCTAGCGAAGTGCGACGATGGTCCGCCACTCTTCCGGCACCTTGCGGGCCAGCGCATCTTCGAGCGCGTGCTGGTCACGGTTTCCTGGAAATGGGCGCGCTGGATGGAAAGCCGCTTCGGCACCCGCAATCTCCAGCCGCAGCTCCGCCTCGTCGCCGCCGCCGGCCTGCTCGCTGGCGTGGTTCCGCTCTACATCGCGGGCTTTTCCCCCAGGCGGCCGTTGCTCGGCGACGTCGATCCGATCTTCGCCGCGGTCTGGTGCGTTGGCGCGTTCTGCGCGCTGGGCGCGGCCTATCAGGCGAAGTATCACCGCCTCGCCGCACTCGTTCTCCTCGGCGGCGCCGGCATCACGACCTGCATCACCTTCGTCTGGCTTTCGGCGCCGGATCTCGCCATCACGCAGCTCGTCGTGGAGATCGTCACCACGGTCCTCCTGCTGCTCGGCCTGCGCTGGCTGCCGAAGCGCTGGGAGAAGATCGACAATTCGGTCTCGATCGCCGCGCGCGGCCGGCGTTTCCGCGACTTCCTGCTCGCCGTCTCCTGCGGCTTCGGCATGTTCCTGTTTTCCTACGCCATCATGAACCAGCCGGTGCCGGACGCGATCGCCAGCTACTTCCTCGAAAAGGCCTATACGGAAGGCGGGGGACGCAACGTGGTCAACGTCATCCTCGTCGATTTCCGCGGCTTCGACACGATGGGCGAGATCGCGGTGCTCGCCATCGTGGCGCTCACGGTCTTCGCGCTGCTGCGCCGTTTCCGCCCCGCGGCCGACAGCATCGAGAAGCCGGAGCAGCAGCGCATCCAGGCGGCGTTCGATGCCGAACGTCCCGAGCGCTCGGCCGGCGATACCGTGCGCGACTACATGCTCGTGCCCTCGGTCATCATGCAGTGGATGTTCCCGGTCGTCATCACGTTCGCGATCTACCTCTTCCTGCGCGGGCATGACCTGCCGGGCGGCGGCTTTGCCGGCGGCGTTACCATGGCCATCGCCTTCCTGCTCCAGTATCTTGCGGGCGGCGTGCGCTGGGCCGAGGACCGGATCCGCATCCTGCCGCTGCGCTGGATGGGCTTCGGCCTGCTGATGGCCGCCGCAACGGGCCTGGGTGCCTGGCTCTTCGGCTACCCGTTCCTGACGACCCATTCGCAGTACATAGAGGTGCCGTTCATCGGCAAGGTGCCGGCGGCAAGCGCGCTTCTGTTCGACCTCGGCGTCTTCTCGCTCGTCGTCGGCGCGACCGTGCTGATCCTCATCGCGCTCGCCCACCAGTCCGTGCGCATGCACCGGGTCCGCACCGTCGACGCCCCCAAGGCGGAGGAAGCCTGA
- a CDS encoding Na+/H+ antiporter subunit C produces MELVLSIGIGIMTGSGVWLLLRPRTYQVIIGLSLLSYAVNLFIFGVGGVKSNAAPLLEEGVPISTMTDPVPHALVLTAIVIGFATTALFLVVLLAARGLTGTDHVDGREQPK; encoded by the coding sequence ATGGAACTCGTCCTCTCGATCGGCATCGGCATCATGACGGGCTCGGGCGTCTGGCTGCTGCTGCGCCCACGCACCTACCAGGTCATCATCGGCCTCTCGCTGCTTTCCTATGCCGTCAACCTGTTCATCTTCGGCGTCGGCGGCGTGAAGTCCAATGCGGCACCGCTTCTGGAGGAGGGCGTGCCCATCTCGACGATGACGGATCCGGTGCCCCATGCGCTGGTGCTGACCGCCATCGTCATCGGCTTCGCCACGACGGCGCTGTTCCTCGTGGTGCTGCTCGCCGCCCGCGGGCTCACCGGCACCGACCATGTCGACGGCAGGGAGCAGCCGAAATGA
- a CDS encoding monovalent cation/H+ antiporter subunit D yields MSGWQQHLIIAPILIPLVAGALLLFFDERERVMKAMISVISCLALAAVAISLFRLAGSGSGADSFEGVYLLGNWPAPFGIVLVADRLSALMLVLASILAIPTLVYALARWHTAGAHFHSLFQFLLMGLNGAFLTGDLFNLFVFFEVMLAASYGLLMHGSGSMRVKAGMHYIAVNLAAALCFLIGVSAIYGSAGTLNMADLALRIGEIEGERRMLLEAGAGILGVVFLIKAGMWPLNFWLPGAYSAATAPVAGIFAIMSKVGIYVILRLSLLVFGQGASAGLGLNVLLYGGMATIAFGTIGVLASQALGRLASYSVLVSSGTLLAVLGLNNGVVTAGALFYMVSSTLTIAAFFLLIELVERGQDAGASVLAVTMEAYGDADEEEQEVEVGVTMPGTIAVLGVCFAACGILLSGLPPLSGFVAKFAMLTGMIGTNVAAQGPIPPSAWWIVALLILSGLAALISMTRAGIRTFWASMEGTVPRVLVMEMAPVMLLIALTLVLTVKAGPVMGYMEETVRNLQQPAAYIDAVINARRAGVEEPSGPDGGGGI; encoded by the coding sequence ATGAGCGGCTGGCAGCAACATCTCATCATCGCGCCGATCCTCATCCCGCTTGTCGCGGGCGCGCTCCTGCTCTTCTTCGACGAGCGCGAGCGCGTCATGAAGGCGATGATCAGCGTCATCTCGTGCCTTGCGCTCGCCGCCGTCGCCATCAGCCTCTTCCGCCTTGCGGGTAGCGGCAGCGGCGCCGACAGCTTCGAGGGCGTCTATCTCCTCGGCAACTGGCCGGCGCCGTTCGGCATCGTGCTGGTGGCCGACCGGCTCTCGGCGCTGATGCTCGTGCTCGCCTCGATCCTCGCCATCCCGACGCTGGTCTACGCGCTCGCCCGCTGGCATACGGCGGGCGCGCATTTCCATTCGCTGTTCCAGTTTCTGTTGATGGGCCTCAACGGTGCCTTCCTCACCGGAGACCTGTTCAACCTCTTCGTCTTCTTCGAGGTGATGCTGGCCGCATCCTACGGCCTGCTGATGCACGGTTCCGGCTCCATGCGCGTCAAGGCGGGCATGCACTACATCGCCGTCAACCTTGCCGCCGCGCTCTGCTTCCTCATCGGGGTCAGCGCCATCTACGGCTCGGCGGGAACGCTCAACATGGCGGACCTTGCGTTGCGCATCGGCGAGATCGAGGGCGAGCGGCGCATGCTGCTGGAAGCGGGCGCCGGCATTCTGGGAGTGGTCTTCCTCATCAAGGCCGGCATGTGGCCGCTGAACTTCTGGCTGCCGGGCGCCTACAGCGCCGCGACGGCGCCGGTCGCCGGCATTTTCGCCATCATGAGCAAGGTCGGCATCTACGTCATCCTGCGGCTCTCGCTGCTCGTCTTCGGCCAGGGGGCGTCCGCCGGGCTCGGCCTCAACGTGCTGCTCTACGGCGGCATGGCGACCATCGCCTTCGGCACGATCGGCGTGCTCGCCTCGCAGGCGCTCGGGCGGCTGGCGAGCTATTCCGTGCTCGTCTCCTCCGGTACGCTGCTTGCCGTCCTCGGCCTCAACAACGGCGTGGTGACGGCGGGCGCGCTGTTCTACATGGTCAGCTCCACCCTCACGATCGCCGCCTTCTTCCTTCTCATCGAACTCGTCGAGCGCGGCCAGGATGCCGGCGCGTCGGTTCTCGCGGTGACGATGGAAGCCTACGGCGATGCGGACGAGGAGGAGCAGGAGGTCGAGGTCGGCGTCACCATGCCGGGCACCATCGCCGTGCTCGGCGTCTGCTTCGCCGCCTGCGGCATCCTCCTGTCCGGCCTGCCGCCGCTTTCCGGCTTCGTGGCGAAGTTCGCCATGCTCACCGGCATGATCGGCACGAATGTCGCGGCGCAAGGACCGATCCCGCCTTCCGCCTGGTGGATCGTCGCCCTGCTGATCCTTTCGGGCCTTGCCGCGCTCATCTCCATGACGCGCGCGGGCATCCGCACCTTCTGGGCGTCCATGGAAGGCACCGTGCCGCGCGTCCTCGTCATGGAGATGGCGCCCGTCATGCTGCTGATCGCGCTGACGCTCGTGCTGACGGTCAAGGCCGGCCCCGTCATGGGCTACATGGAGGAAACCGTCCGCAACCTGCAGCAGCCGGCCGCCTATATCGACGCCGTCATCAATGCCCGCCGCGCCGGCGTCGAGGAGCCGAGCGGACCGGATGGCGGGGGAGGGATCTGA
- a CDS encoding Na+/H+ antiporter subunit E has product MLPYPLLSASLVVMWLVLNGFTLGHLILGCIVSVFASWGMASLRPVKPRLSKWYLLPKLVGIVLYDIVRSNIAVASIILTGRMRNHKSGFITVPLELESPMALAVLAIVVTSTPGTAWLEYNSLNRTVLIHVLDLIDEAEWQALIKGRYEALLLEIFA; this is encoded by the coding sequence ATGCTGCCCTATCCGCTCCTTTCCGCCTCGCTCGTCGTCATGTGGCTGGTCCTCAACGGCTTCACGCTCGGCCACCTCATCCTCGGCTGCATCGTCTCGGTCTTCGCCTCGTGGGGCATGGCGTCGCTGCGCCCGGTCAAGCCGCGGCTGTCGAAATGGTATCTGCTGCCCAAGCTCGTCGGCATCGTGCTCTACGACATCGTCCGCTCGAACATCGCGGTCGCCTCGATCATTCTCACCGGCAGAATGCGCAACCACAAGTCGGGCTTCATCACGGTGCCGCTCGAACTCGAAAGCCCGATGGCGCTCGCCGTGCTCGCCATCGTGGTGACGAGCACGCCGGGCACCGCGTGGCTCGAATACAACTCGCTGAACCGGACGGTGCTGATCCATGTGCTCGACCTCATCGACGAGGCGGAATGGCAGGCCCTGATCAAGGGGCGCTACGAAGCGCTCCTGCTGGAGATTTTCGCATGA
- a CDS encoding K+/H+ antiporter subunit F: MSHTILVWSVTFAQVCLALAMALAALRMSRGPRAQDRVLALDTLYVNSMLLLMVFGMRTGKVIYFEASLVIGMLGFVATVALAKFLMRGEVIE; this comes from the coding sequence ATGAGCCACACGATCCTCGTCTGGTCCGTTACCTTCGCGCAGGTCTGCCTGGCGCTTGCCATGGCGCTCGCGGCGCTGCGCATGTCGCGCGGCCCGCGCGCGCAGGACCGCGTGCTGGCGCTCGACACGCTCTACGTGAATTCCATGCTGCTCCTGATGGTGTTCGGCATGCGCACCGGCAAGGTCATCTATTTCGAGGCCTCGCTGGTCATCGGCATGCTCGGCTTCGTGGCGACGGTCGCGCTCGCGAAATTCCTGATGCGCGGGGAGGTGATCGAATGA
- the mnhG gene encoding monovalent cation/H(+) antiporter subunit G, producing MSTIEHASDLPAWAALIVSFFLVVGAGLALTGTIGFLRLPSFYERIHAPTLGTSWGTGGIVMASMIFFTVLATRPVVHEILIGIFVTVTTPVTLMLLARAALHRDRSEGNPEVPAGAPAEPETAEGSPTAGE from the coding sequence ATGAGCACCATAGAACACGCAAGCGACCTGCCGGCCTGGGCCGCGCTCATCGTTTCCTTCTTCCTCGTCGTCGGCGCCGGCCTGGCGCTGACCGGCACGATCGGCTTCCTGCGCCTGCCCAGCTTCTACGAGCGCATCCATGCGCCGACGCTCGGCACGAGCTGGGGCACCGGCGGCATCGTCATGGCATCCATGATCTTCTTCACCGTGCTGGCGACGCGCCCCGTGGTGCACGAAATCCTCATCGGTATCTTCGTCACGGTCACCACGCCGGTCACGCTCATGCTGCTCGCCCGCGCCGCCCTGCATCGGGATCGGTCCGAGGGAAATCCGGAGGTGCCCGCCGGCGCGCCGGCCGAACCCGAGACGGCGGAAGGCAGCCCGACCGCGGGAGAATAG